The Pseudomonas azadiae genome contains a region encoding:
- a CDS encoding FecR family protein, which translates to MSTMTLSRNCLCRALPLLLIMVAGAAGAAANVRSPYIDADSSCRAQPLPAVVQHLTGEAWKIDRKGTVTSLRDGMTIDEHEGVKTSASAFVSLLLGDGSRVVLPSSSQVRLQMEKTLSIPQVVIEQGQVEAYVIKRVSDHDRFQIVTPVGVLGVRGTHFRVRNDAEQSVLEVLDGQVAVNRGMKAKPAASEVKVDARQGLLFKKQGDLKPVTLLAAPKLVGQDGQQGDAPIWNLYLRPLPGARRYRAQVAADKAFMDIKQENFSSAPKMSFTGLKASFYHVRLSAYDENGLEGETGVYDIFYHPPVAQAR; encoded by the coding sequence ATGAGCACCATGACTCTTTCCCGCAACTGCTTGTGCCGCGCCCTCCCCTTGTTGTTGATCATGGTGGCCGGCGCTGCGGGTGCTGCCGCCAACGTCCGCTCACCCTATATCGATGCCGACTCCTCGTGCAGGGCGCAGCCTTTGCCTGCGGTGGTCCAGCATCTCACCGGAGAAGCGTGGAAAATCGATAGAAAGGGCACCGTAACTTCCTTGCGCGATGGCATGACCATCGATGAACACGAAGGCGTAAAGACCTCGGCGTCCGCGTTTGTCAGCCTGTTACTGGGTGATGGATCCCGGGTGGTGTTGCCTTCCAGCTCCCAGGTGCGATTGCAGATGGAGAAGACGCTGTCGATTCCCCAAGTTGTAATCGAACAGGGCCAAGTCGAGGCTTACGTGATCAAGCGCGTCAGTGACCATGACCGCTTCCAGATCGTGACGCCGGTTGGGGTGCTGGGCGTAAGGGGCACGCACTTTCGAGTGCGCAACGACGCTGAGCAATCGGTGCTTGAAGTGCTCGACGGTCAGGTAGCCGTTAATCGCGGGATGAAGGCCAAGCCAGCCGCAAGTGAGGTCAAGGTTGACGCCCGGCAAGGTCTGCTCTTCAAGAAACAGGGCGACCTGAAACCCGTGACGTTGCTTGCAGCGCCGAAACTTGTGGGGCAGGACGGCCAACAAGGCGATGCGCCCATCTGGAATTTGTACCTGCGGCCTTTGCCCGGCGCGCGGCGATACCGTGCGCAGGTCGCGGCCGATAAAGCCTTTATGGATATCAAGCAGGAAAACTTTTCCAGCGCGCCGAAAATGAGCTTCACTGGGCTCAAAGCCTCGTTCTATCACGTACGCTTGTCGGCATACGACGAGAACGGCCTTGAGGGAGAAACCGGGGTCTATGACATCTTCTATCATCCACCCGTTGCCCAGGCGCGCTGA
- a CDS encoding response regulator transcription factor, with protein sequence MRVAILDDEPAELRRVEQTLRQIPSTAEQPWTLHCFERGEDLLRQLRRETFDLLILDWQLPDITGIALLRWTREHMESPPAVIMLTSRDAESDIVTALNSGADDYVSKPFRPNELKARVTAVLRRHGLQKSATQEVQSFNDLTFDDAELTVTRAGKPINLTEREYRLASCLFANLARPLSREYLYERFWTHEEMVSSRPLDTHIYRLRNKLGLTADRGWQLLTIYGYGYRLESVATASQG encoded by the coding sequence ATGCGTGTCGCAATACTGGATGACGAACCCGCGGAACTGCGCCGGGTGGAACAGACACTGCGACAAATCCCCAGCACCGCCGAACAGCCCTGGACCCTGCATTGCTTCGAGCGCGGCGAAGACCTGCTGCGCCAACTGCGCCGGGAAACCTTCGACCTGTTGATACTCGACTGGCAACTGCCCGATATCACTGGCATCGCCCTGCTGCGCTGGACCCGCGAACATATGGAGTCTCCCCCCGCCGTCATCATGCTCACCAGCCGTGACGCCGAGAGCGATATTGTCACGGCACTCAACAGCGGTGCCGACGATTACGTTAGCAAGCCCTTTCGTCCTAACGAATTGAAAGCACGGGTCACGGCGGTCCTGCGTCGACATGGCCTGCAGAAGTCAGCTACTCAGGAAGTACAGAGCTTCAATGACCTGACCTTTGACGATGCTGAACTGACCGTCACCCGTGCAGGTAAACCGATCAATCTCACCGAGCGTGAATACCGCCTGGCCAGCTGCTTGTTTGCCAACCTGGCTCGGCCGCTGTCCCGCGAATATCTTTACGAGCGGTTCTGGACCCACGAAGAAATGGTCTCGTCACGCCCGCTGGATACGCATATTTACCGGCTGCGCAACAAGCTGGGGCTGACTGCGGATCGAGGTTGGCAGTTGTTGACGATCTATGGGTATGGGTATCGGTTGGAGAGCGTGGCGACCGCGTCTCAAGGCTGA